Proteins encoded by one window of Kribbella italica:
- a CDS encoding Gfo/Idh/MocA family protein, translated as MHEPVRVAVVGAGGWGRQHARAFAQHPEAELAGIWSRDLGRAQARAAEWHTTGYDDVDRMIDDVQPELVAVCLPNTEHFALTRHLLTRGIPLLVEKPLVFDLAEGRTLLEEAGDTFFAINFNHRYAVPVQRAYDDVTAGRLGELEFLTWRFAGEGSSAHHPYANLIETQCHGIDMLEQLGGPIEAVSAELKGGTIAAVLRFASGAVGSLVGSYDSSYAYPGTHQLEVNGRAGRLLVEDTVKRYTFSKAGDPTREVWEAGYFDDRSRSFEQTFDRHLDVLLPALRRGERPPVPATAGLRALEVGTAIIEAFESGRRTRV; from the coding sequence ATGCATGAGCCCGTGCGCGTCGCCGTGGTCGGCGCCGGTGGATGGGGACGCCAGCACGCGCGGGCGTTCGCGCAGCACCCGGAGGCCGAGCTGGCCGGGATCTGGTCGCGCGATCTCGGCCGGGCGCAGGCTCGAGCGGCCGAATGGCACACCACCGGGTACGACGACGTCGACCGGATGATCGACGACGTACAGCCCGAGCTCGTCGCGGTCTGCCTGCCGAACACCGAGCACTTCGCCCTGACCCGGCACCTGCTCACCCGCGGAATCCCTTTGCTGGTGGAGAAGCCACTCGTCTTCGACCTCGCCGAAGGGCGCACGCTGCTCGAGGAGGCCGGTGACACGTTCTTCGCGATCAACTTCAACCACCGGTACGCCGTACCGGTCCAGCGCGCGTACGACGACGTGACGGCCGGGCGTCTGGGGGAGCTGGAGTTCCTGACCTGGCGGTTCGCCGGTGAGGGCAGCTCGGCGCACCACCCGTACGCGAACCTGATCGAGACGCAGTGCCACGGCATCGACATGCTCGAACAGCTCGGCGGCCCGATCGAAGCCGTGTCGGCGGAGCTGAAGGGCGGCACGATCGCCGCGGTGCTGCGGTTCGCGAGCGGCGCGGTGGGATCGCTGGTCGGCAGCTACGACTCGTCGTACGCGTATCCCGGCACGCATCAGCTGGAGGTCAACGGCCGCGCCGGCCGTCTGCTGGTCGAGGACACGGTCAAGCGCTACACATTCTCGAAGGCCGGCGACCCGACCCGCGAGGTGTGGGAGGCGGGCTACTTCGACGATCGGAGCCGGTCGTTCGAGCAGACCTTCGACCGGCATCTCGACGTCCTGCTCCCGGCGCTGCGTCGCGGCGAGCGGCCGCCGGTGCCCGCGACGGCGGGGCTGCGAGCGCTGGAGGTCGGTACTGCGATCATCGAAGCCTTCGAGAGTGGTCGGCGGACGCGGGTGTGA
- a CDS encoding substrate-binding domain-containing protein, with translation MVVRQSDVARYAGVSPRTVSNVVNGYVHVSAEVRAKVQAAIDELGYQRSAAARGLRLGRTGLIALGVPSLRERYFADLAEAVVQEAERHELTVMVEVTGGRRERERLVLGGGRSSLTDGALLSAIELTKADARLAAGSAYPLVLIGDRQLDGPFDHVAIPNVEGAHAAVAHLVAVGKRRVVLLGDAKANKSGRLRRRGFLAALAEAGLDPAGELAIPWTREAGRAGMIDLVRRPGARGRAKAPDAVFALNDSLALGALVGCAELGIDVPGELAVVGFDDVEEARYSNPPLTSVAPSVDEIARRGVELLVRRLAAPERAAEHVTSRFELVVRRSSD, from the coding sequence GTGGTGGTGCGGCAGAGCGACGTGGCCCGGTACGCCGGGGTGTCGCCGCGGACCGTGTCGAACGTGGTCAACGGGTACGTGCACGTGTCGGCCGAGGTGCGGGCGAAGGTCCAGGCGGCGATCGACGAGCTCGGGTACCAGCGGAGCGCCGCGGCGCGCGGGCTGCGGCTGGGGCGGACCGGGCTGATCGCGCTCGGCGTACCGAGTCTGCGGGAGCGGTACTTCGCGGACCTGGCCGAGGCGGTCGTACAGGAGGCCGAGCGGCACGAGCTGACCGTGATGGTCGAGGTGACGGGTGGACGGCGGGAGCGTGAGCGGCTGGTGCTCGGGGGTGGGCGGAGCAGCCTGACGGACGGTGCGTTGCTGAGTGCGATCGAGCTGACGAAGGCGGATGCGCGGCTCGCGGCCGGCTCGGCGTACCCGCTGGTGCTGATCGGTGACCGGCAGCTCGACGGGCCTTTCGACCACGTCGCGATCCCGAACGTCGAGGGGGCCCACGCCGCGGTCGCGCATTTGGTTGCTGTGGGCAAGCGTCGGGTCGTGTTGCTCGGAGATGCGAAGGCGAACAAGTCGGGGCGGCTGCGGCGGCGGGGTTTCCTGGCGGCGCTGGCCGAAGCGGGCCTGGATCCAGCGGGCGAGCTGGCGATCCCGTGGACCCGGGAGGCCGGACGGGCGGGGATGATCGACCTCGTGCGCAGGCCGGGCGCGCGCGGCCGGGCGAAGGCCCCGGACGCGGTGTTCGCGTTGAACGACTCGCTGGCGCTCGGCGCGCTGGTGGGGTGCGCCGAGCTCGGGATCGACGTACCGGGTGAGCTGGCGGTGGTCGGGTTCGACGACGTCGAGGAAGCGCGGTACAGCAATCCGCCGTTGACCAGCGTCGCACCGTCGGTCGACGAGATCGCGCGGCGCGGCGTCGAGCTGCTGGTCCGGCGGCTGGCCGCGCCGGAGCGAGCGGCCGAGCACGTGACGAGCCGGTTCGAGCTCGTGGTCCGCCGGTCGAGCGACTAA
- a CDS encoding glycoside hydrolase family 18 protein has product MSVKRRRSFVVLTALAVVAPVGLTAVPAEAHGSSKRVVGYYTQWSGYDRNFLVSDLVKNGTAAKLTHLNYAFGFLDEQGKCISSDPWADYQRPFTAEQSVNGKADVAGQPLSGNLNQLKQLKKKYPKLRISISLGGWTGSKYFSDAALTPASRAASVKSCLDLWIKGNLPGAPAGAAKGVFDGIDLDWEWPGSEGNPGNVIRPEDKQNFTALVREYRKQLDRSSWPFKNRHTLSAFLPAAPAQVDNGFEVKKIFKDLTFGTTQGYDYHGTWDLQTNQQSAIDGPAGDPAPAEFSSQVKIDAYLSRGAPRNKLVMGVPFYSRGWTGVTNQNNGLFQPATAAAPATYEAGYEDYKLLKAQLANFTVHRDEKAGFAWLFDGTTFWTWDDPVEMKRKARYINHRGLGGAMIWSLDGDTSDGELITALHRNLR; this is encoded by the coding sequence ATGTCAGTGAAACGTCGTCGGAGTTTCGTGGTGCTCACGGCCTTGGCCGTGGTGGCACCGGTGGGGTTGACGGCCGTACCGGCCGAAGCGCACGGCAGCAGCAAGCGCGTGGTCGGGTACTACACGCAGTGGAGCGGTTACGACCGCAACTTCCTGGTCAGCGACCTGGTGAAGAACGGCACGGCTGCGAAGCTGACGCACCTGAACTACGCGTTCGGGTTCCTGGACGAGCAGGGCAAGTGCATCAGCAGCGACCCGTGGGCCGACTACCAGCGGCCGTTCACCGCTGAGCAGAGCGTCAACGGCAAGGCCGACGTCGCCGGTCAGCCGCTGTCGGGCAACCTGAACCAGCTCAAGCAGCTGAAGAAGAAGTACCCGAAGCTGCGGATCAGCATCTCGCTCGGCGGCTGGACCGGGTCGAAGTACTTCTCCGACGCCGCGCTCACCCCCGCCAGCCGGGCCGCGAGCGTGAAGTCCTGCCTGGACCTGTGGATCAAGGGCAACCTGCCGGGTGCGCCGGCCGGTGCCGCGAAGGGTGTCTTCGACGGCATCGACCTGGACTGGGAGTGGCCGGGCAGCGAAGGCAACCCGGGCAACGTGATCCGGCCCGAGGACAAGCAGAACTTCACCGCGCTGGTGCGCGAGTACCGCAAGCAGCTCGACCGGTCGTCGTGGCCGTTCAAGAACCGCCACACGCTGTCGGCGTTCCTGCCGGCCGCACCGGCCCAGGTGGACAACGGGTTCGAGGTCAAGAAGATCTTCAAGGACCTGACCTTCGGGACGACGCAGGGCTACGACTACCACGGCACCTGGGATCTGCAGACCAACCAGCAGTCCGCGATCGACGGCCCTGCCGGTGATCCCGCGCCGGCCGAGTTCAGCTCGCAGGTGAAGATCGACGCGTACCTGTCCCGCGGTGCGCCGCGGAACAAGCTGGTGATGGGCGTCCCGTTCTACAGCCGCGGCTGGACCGGCGTGACGAACCAGAACAACGGCCTCTTCCAGCCCGCGACCGCCGCTGCGCCCGCGACGTACGAGGCGGGCTACGAGGACTACAAGCTGCTCAAGGCCCAGCTGGCCAACTTCACCGTCCACCGCGACGAGAAGGCCGGCTTCGCCTGGCTGTTCGACGGGACGACGTTCTGGACCTGGGACGACCCGGTCGAGATGAAGCGCAAGGCCCGCTACATCAACCACCGCGGCCTCGGCGGCGCGATGATCTGGTCGCTGGACGGAGACACGTCCGACGGCGAGCTCATCACAGCCCTGCACCGGAATCTCCGGTGA
- a CDS encoding phosphotransferase, which translates to MDLDTLADRFGARHAEPVNVGCSGATVVRLERATETLYYKAGSDVADEADRVAWLGATGFGCPPLLDRGNDWMLTTALPGRDASQPWPAAERPAVLRAVAECLRQLHSLTDCPFDSPFPGSRVVVTHGDYCMPNILVDPETMRFTGVLDLGRLGLGDPYVDVALMTMSLSSSELNPQYGGPPAARSFALDYGADPDDDRIPLYISLDNF; encoded by the coding sequence GTGGACCTCGACACCCTGGCCGACCGGTTCGGCGCACGGCATGCCGAACCGGTCAACGTCGGGTGTTCCGGTGCGACCGTTGTCCGCCTCGAGCGGGCGACGGAAACCCTGTACTACAAGGCCGGATCGGATGTCGCCGACGAAGCCGACCGCGTCGCCTGGCTCGGCGCAACCGGCTTCGGGTGCCCACCATTGCTTGATCGAGGCAACGACTGGATGCTGACCACGGCCCTGCCCGGGCGGGACGCCTCGCAGCCGTGGCCCGCCGCCGAGCGGCCCGCCGTACTGCGGGCTGTCGCTGAGTGCCTCCGGCAACTGCACTCGCTGACCGACTGCCCGTTCGACTCGCCGTTCCCAGGCTCGCGGGTGGTTGTCACGCATGGCGACTACTGCATGCCGAACATCCTGGTCGACCCGGAGACGATGCGGTTCACCGGCGTACTGGATCTGGGCCGGCTCGGCCTCGGCGACCCGTACGTCGACGTCGCGCTGATGACGATGAGCCTGTCGTCCAGCGAGTTGAACCCGCAGTACGGCGGCCCGCCGGCCGCGCGGTCGTTCGCACTGGACTACGGCGCGGATCCCGACGACGACCGGATCCCCTTGTACATCAGCCTCGACAACTTCTAG
- a CDS encoding acyl-CoA thioesterase/bile acid-CoA:amino acid N-acyltransferase family protein, with translation MRRVLVVLVLLLVAGCSGPGEVRVDLGPAVVPADAVAHVKVSGLGGGDRVEVVAEATDQAGKNWRASASYKADDHGFVDLDRTAPVSESYAGVDGMGLFWAMNPPDGDPQRQLYLPEVNGDGPREVVRISVRDGEKTLATATQTRRWATDEVTVRTLTLAKDKVVGRLFLPKPDGKRHPGVFLLGGSEGGMSQAAGAALLASHGFPALTVAYFAAPGLPKTLQEIPLEYFATAAKILAAQPAVDPAHVVALGASRGAEASLLIAQTFPDLIHGAVLYAPTSKVAPGFPDYLANSWTLHGRPLTTDTLIPVDHVSGPVLAIAGTADGIWQSAPAAQLIDTELTTAHNPYPHKALIYPGAGHNVGTFPYLPQGTQFYEALADHTAYLGGDRPTNAAAQASSWPQVLALLRSL, from the coding sequence ATGCGTCGCGTGCTGGTGGTTCTGGTGCTGCTGCTGGTCGCCGGGTGTTCCGGGCCGGGTGAGGTGCGGGTCGACTTGGGGCCGGCTGTGGTGCCGGCTGATGCGGTGGCTCACGTGAAGGTCAGCGGGCTGGGTGGTGGCGACCGGGTCGAGGTGGTGGCGGAGGCTACCGATCAGGCGGGGAAGAACTGGCGCGCCTCGGCGTCGTACAAGGCTGATGACCATGGGTTCGTCGACCTCGACCGGACCGCGCCGGTGAGTGAGAGCTACGCCGGGGTGGACGGGATGGGGTTGTTCTGGGCGATGAATCCGCCGGACGGCGACCCGCAGCGGCAGCTCTACCTGCCCGAGGTGAACGGCGACGGGCCGCGCGAAGTGGTGCGGATCAGCGTGCGGGACGGCGAGAAGACGCTCGCCACGGCGACGCAGACCCGGCGGTGGGCGACCGACGAGGTCACCGTCCGGACGCTGACGTTGGCGAAGGACAAGGTGGTCGGGCGGCTGTTCCTGCCGAAGCCGGACGGGAAGCGGCATCCGGGCGTGTTCCTGCTCGGCGGGTCCGAGGGCGGGATGAGCCAGGCCGCCGGGGCCGCGCTCCTGGCCTCGCACGGGTTCCCGGCCCTGACCGTCGCGTACTTCGCCGCGCCGGGACTCCCGAAGACCTTGCAGGAGATCCCGCTAGAGTACTTCGCGACCGCGGCCAAGATCCTCGCGGCCCAGCCGGCGGTCGATCCCGCGCACGTCGTCGCGCTCGGCGCGTCCCGCGGCGCCGAGGCCTCACTGCTGATCGCGCAGACCTTCCCCGACCTGATCCACGGCGCGGTCCTCTACGCCCCGACCTCGAAGGTCGCCCCCGGCTTCCCCGACTACCTCGCGAACTCCTGGACCCTCCACGGCCGGCCGCTGACCACCGACACCCTCATCCCGGTCGACCACGTCAGCGGCCCGGTCCTCGCCATCGCCGGTACGGCGGACGGCATCTGGCAGTCGGCACCGGCCGCCCAGCTGATCGACACTGAGCTCACCACCGCCCACAACCCCTATCCCCACAAGGCTCTGATCTACCCCGGCGCCGGCCACAACGTCGGCACGTTCCCGTACCTGCCGCAAGGCACCCAGTTCTACGAGGCCCTCGCCGACCACACCGCCTACCTCGGCGGTGACCGCCCCACCAACGCCGCGGCCCAGGCCAGCTCCTGGCCGCAGGTCCTCGCGCTGCTCCGCAGCCTCTAG
- a CDS encoding helix-turn-helix domain-containing protein, translating to MAVHRVVALVKAPQSTFELGCAAGVFRGDDYRFSVCTETPGAVPTTNGFDLVVPAGLRAVDRADTVILPGWLPIDEPPSTAVLRALQRAHRRGARLVSICSGAFALAATGLLDGRAATTHWAYGDELQRRFPAVRVDPDVLYIDHGDLATSAGSGTGLDLCLHLVRTDHGAAYAARVARRMVMPPQREGGQIQYRVETPSPAVDSLGPLLDWAADRLSEPLTVDDLAARSAMSPRTLTRRFTEQLGTTPGQWLLAQRIARTRQLLETTDLPVETIAHQVGLSTAVNLRRRFQSALKTTPSAYRRAFKN from the coding sequence ATGGCGGTTCATCGGGTCGTCGCGCTGGTCAAGGCGCCGCAGAGCACGTTCGAGCTGGGCTGTGCGGCGGGTGTGTTCCGCGGCGACGACTACCGCTTCAGCGTGTGCACAGAGACGCCGGGCGCCGTGCCGACCACGAACGGTTTCGACCTGGTCGTGCCGGCGGGGCTGCGGGCAGTCGATCGCGCCGACACGGTGATCCTGCCGGGCTGGTTGCCGATCGACGAACCGCCATCGACGGCTGTCCTTCGCGCGCTGCAGCGGGCCCATCGGCGTGGGGCTCGCCTGGTCAGCATCTGCTCCGGTGCGTTCGCGCTGGCCGCGACCGGTCTGCTGGACGGGCGGGCTGCGACCACGCACTGGGCGTACGGCGACGAGTTGCAGCGCCGGTTCCCCGCCGTACGGGTTGATCCTGATGTGCTCTACATCGACCACGGCGACCTCGCCACCAGCGCGGGCTCCGGCACCGGGCTCGATCTGTGCCTGCACCTGGTCCGCACCGATCACGGCGCCGCGTACGCCGCCCGCGTGGCGCGGCGGATGGTGATGCCGCCGCAGCGCGAGGGCGGGCAGATCCAGTACCGGGTCGAAACGCCCAGCCCCGCCGTCGATTCCCTCGGTCCACTGCTCGACTGGGCGGCCGACCGGTTGTCCGAGCCGTTGACCGTCGACGACCTCGCCGCCCGCTCCGCGATGTCGCCCCGGACCCTCACCCGCCGCTTCACCGAACAACTCGGGACCACCCCGGGCCAGTGGCTGCTCGCCCAACGCATCGCCCGCACCCGCCAACTCCTCGAGACCACCGACCTCCCCGTCGAGACCATCGCCCACCAGGTCGGCCTCTCCACCGCGGTCAACCTCCGCCGCCGCTTCCAGTCGGCCCTCAAGACCACCCCCAGCGCCTACCGCCGGGCCTTCAAGAACTGA
- a CDS encoding cupin domain-containing protein translates to MDFEWTTPADDRPTREIFPGIRLRSLWKSPAGASAHVLEMDPGSTWQGVDVHEPGPEEVYVVDGVFNDGLRDYPAGSFIHCPAGSRHIPQTTEGCTIFVFYPEG, encoded by the coding sequence ATGGACTTCGAGTGGACCACCCCAGCGGACGACCGACCGACCCGAGAGATCTTCCCCGGAATCCGGCTGCGCTCGCTGTGGAAAAGCCCCGCCGGCGCCTCGGCCCACGTCCTGGAAATGGATCCGGGCTCAACCTGGCAAGGCGTCGACGTGCACGAGCCGGGTCCCGAAGAGGTGTACGTCGTCGACGGTGTCTTCAACGACGGCCTGCGCGACTACCCGGCCGGGAGCTTCATCCACTGCCCGGCCGGCAGCCGCCACATCCCTCAAACCACCGAGGGCTGCACGATCTTCGTCTTCTACCCCGAAGGCTAG
- a CDS encoding pirin family protein translates to MPAVTVSDITVLPRVHQPDPAVSRERAVRSVTSAPSGYEGEGFPVRRAFAGVDLRDLDPFIHMDQMGEVEYAPGEPKGTPWHPHRGFETVTYMLDGIMEHQDSQGNGGVITNGDTQWMTAGSGLLHIETPPEHLVVSGGLFHGIQLWVNLPKAQKWAAPRYQDIRGGDSALLSTPDGGALIRVIAGSVGGYDGPGSTHTPITLVHASVSPGAEMVLPWQADYNALVYVLAGQGTVGAERRPFRKGQLAVFGPGDTIRTAASPSQPVAEPNLDVLVLGGRPIREPVAMAGPFVMNTRDEVVQAFEDFQAGRLGTIPAVHGAPTDLRESN, encoded by the coding sequence ATGCCTGCCGTGACCGTCAGCGACATCACCGTGCTGCCCCGCGTCCACCAGCCCGACCCGGCCGTGTCCCGTGAGCGCGCGGTCCGCTCGGTGACGTCGGCCCCGAGCGGGTACGAGGGCGAGGGCTTCCCCGTCCGCCGGGCCTTCGCGGGCGTGGACCTGCGGGACCTCGACCCGTTCATCCACATGGACCAGATGGGCGAGGTCGAGTACGCGCCGGGCGAGCCGAAGGGCACGCCGTGGCACCCGCACCGCGGCTTCGAGACCGTCACCTACATGCTCGACGGGATCATGGAGCACCAGGACTCCCAGGGCAACGGTGGTGTGATCACCAACGGCGACACCCAGTGGATGACGGCCGGTTCGGGCTTGCTGCACATCGAGACCCCGCCTGAGCACCTCGTCGTGAGCGGCGGACTGTTCCACGGGATCCAGCTGTGGGTGAACCTGCCGAAGGCGCAGAAGTGGGCGGCGCCGCGGTACCAGGACATTCGCGGTGGCGACTCGGCGCTGCTGTCGACGCCGGACGGTGGTGCGCTGATCCGGGTCATCGCCGGTTCGGTCGGCGGGTACGACGGGCCGGGGTCGACGCACACGCCGATCACGCTGGTGCACGCCTCGGTGAGCCCGGGGGCGGAGATGGTGCTGCCTTGGCAGGCGGACTACAACGCGCTCGTGTACGTCTTGGCCGGTCAGGGCACGGTGGGTGCTGAGCGGCGGCCGTTCCGCAAGGGGCAGCTCGCTGTCTTCGGTCCTGGCGACACGATCCGGACGGCGGCGTCGCCGTCGCAGCCGGTGGCGGAGCCGAACCTCGACGTCCTGGTGCTCGGCGGCCGGCCGATTCGCGAGCCCGTCGCGATGGCCGGGCCGTTCGTGATGAACACGCGCGACGAGGTCGTCCAGGCCTTCGAGGACTTCCAGGCGGGGAGGCTCGGCACGATCCCCGCCGTACACGGTGCTCCGACCGACCTGCGCGAGTCGAACTAG
- a CDS encoding MMPL family transporter, with protein MANLLYRLGRFSYQRRRLVAAIWTFVLVLLGVGALTLGGQTANTFSIPGTESQRALDALAKDMPAASGASASVVVKAPAGKTLMDPQVKAAVGVTVAKVAKVPEVAGAVDPYTAKAISQDGSTGLIQVSFTKSADQLSEESTKAYDGLNALSSGDLQVVPGGAVVGGPPEIGSTEIIGVAIAAVILVITFGSLVAAGMTLLTALIGVLAGMAGLFLVTAFTEVSSTAPILALMLGLAVGIDYALFISSRHRSQLAEGMDPEESVARATATAGSAVLFAGATVVIALAGLSLVGVPFLTAMGLAAAATVLTAVLVALTLLPAMLGFVGNRVLPRKLRNHGAHAAEPVAAKEGFGFRWARLVTRFRVPIVALGILGLGALALPVQDMRLAMPDGATASESSNQRIAYDLSAAAFGPGSNGPLVVVVKTPNAQQSEALVGQVLGATKGLKDIVAAQPGPASEDGATRLISVIPASGPASEQTADLVGDLRDTLKPLSANGADISITGNTAIGVDVSQKLTDALPTYLLVVIGLSFLLLLLAFRSILVPLKATLGFLLTIGATFGITVGVFQLGWGAALFGVDSPGPLVSFLPIIMMGILFGLAMDYEVFIVSRVREEFVHGKHATEATVAGVGHGARVVTAAALIMAAVFAGFILVHDPIIKTIGFGLTVGVLIDAFVVRMTIVPAVLSLLGDRAWWFPKWLDRITPKVDIEGESLRVDEAGKPAEKDLVGA; from the coding sequence ATGGCCAATCTCCTGTACCGGCTCGGCCGGTTCTCCTACCAACGCCGGCGGCTCGTCGCCGCGATCTGGACCTTCGTGCTGGTCCTGCTCGGGGTCGGCGCGCTGACCCTGGGCGGCCAGACCGCGAACACGTTCTCGATCCCGGGCACCGAGTCGCAGCGAGCGCTCGACGCGCTGGCCAAGGACATGCCGGCCGCCAGCGGCGCGTCGGCGAGCGTGGTCGTCAAGGCCCCGGCCGGCAAGACGCTGATGGACCCGCAGGTCAAGGCCGCGGTCGGTGTCACCGTCGCCAAGGTGGCCAAGGTCCCCGAGGTCGCCGGCGCCGTCGACCCGTACACCGCCAAGGCGATCAGCCAGGACGGTTCGACCGGACTCATCCAGGTCTCGTTCACCAAGTCCGCCGACCAGCTCTCCGAGGAGAGCACCAAGGCGTACGACGGACTGAACGCGCTCAGCTCCGGCGACCTCCAGGTCGTCCCGGGCGGCGCCGTGGTCGGTGGGCCGCCGGAGATCGGCAGCACCGAGATCATCGGCGTCGCGATCGCGGCCGTCATCCTGGTGATCACCTTCGGCTCACTCGTGGCCGCGGGCATGACGTTGCTGACGGCACTCATCGGCGTACTGGCCGGCATGGCCGGGCTGTTCCTGGTCACCGCGTTCACCGAGGTCTCGTCGACCGCGCCGATCCTCGCGCTGATGCTCGGCCTGGCCGTCGGCATCGACTACGCGTTGTTCATCAGCTCGCGGCACCGCTCGCAACTCGCCGAGGGCATGGATCCGGAGGAGTCGGTCGCGCGGGCGACGGCGACCGCCGGCTCCGCCGTCCTGTTCGCCGGTGCGACGGTCGTGATCGCGCTGGCCGGGCTGAGCCTGGTCGGCGTACCGTTCCTGACCGCGATGGGTCTGGCCGCGGCCGCGACCGTGCTGACCGCCGTACTGGTAGCCCTGACGCTGCTTCCGGCCATGCTCGGCTTCGTCGGCAACCGGGTGCTGCCGCGCAAGCTCCGGAACCACGGCGCCCACGCGGCCGAGCCGGTCGCCGCCAAGGAGGGCTTCGGCTTCCGCTGGGCCCGGCTGGTGACCCGCTTCCGCGTCCCGATCGTTGCCCTGGGCATCCTCGGGCTCGGCGCGCTGGCGCTGCCGGTGCAGGACATGCGGCTGGCGATGCCGGACGGAGCGACCGCGTCGGAGAGCTCGAACCAGCGGATCGCGTACGACCTGTCCGCGGCCGCCTTCGGTCCGGGCTCGAACGGCCCGCTCGTGGTCGTCGTCAAGACGCCGAACGCCCAGCAGTCCGAGGCGCTGGTCGGTCAGGTGCTCGGCGCGACGAAGGGCCTGAAGGACATCGTCGCGGCGCAGCCCGGCCCGGCGAGCGAGGACGGCGCGACCCGGCTGATCAGCGTGATCCCGGCCAGCGGGCCGGCGAGCGAGCAGACCGCCGACCTGGTCGGTGACCTGCGGGACACGCTCAAGCCGCTGTCGGCCAACGGCGCCGACATCTCGATCACCGGCAACACGGCGATCGGTGTCGACGTCTCGCAGAAGCTGACCGACGCGCTCCCGACGTACCTGCTGGTCGTGATCGGGTTGTCGTTCCTGCTGCTCCTGCTGGCGTTCCGGTCGATCCTCGTCCCGCTGAAGGCGACGCTGGGCTTCCTGCTGACGATCGGCGCGACGTTCGGCATCACCGTCGGCGTCTTCCAGCTCGGCTGGGGCGCGGCGCTGTTCGGGGTGGACTCGCCCGGCCCGCTGGTCAGCTTCCTGCCGATCATCATGATGGGCATCCTGTTCGGCCTGGCGATGGACTACGAGGTGTTCATCGTGTCCCGGGTCCGCGAGGAGTTCGTGCACGGCAAGCACGCCACCGAGGCGACCGTCGCCGGCGTCGGGCACGGCGCCCGGGTGGTGACCGCGGCCGCGCTGATCATGGCGGCGGTGTTCGCGGGCTTCATCCTGGTGCACGACCCGATCATCAAGACGATCGGCTTCGGGCTGACCGTCGGCGTCCTGATCGACGCGTTCGTGGTCCGGATGACGATCGTCCCGGCGGTGCTGTCGCTGCTCGGCGACCGCGCCTGGTGGTTCCCGAAGTGGCTCGACCGGATCACCCCGAAGGTCGACATCGAGGGCGAGTCCCTGCGCGTGGACGAGGCCGGGAAGCCGGCCGAGAAGGATCTCGTCGGCGCCTGA
- a CDS encoding TetR/AcrR family transcriptional regulator, whose translation MAENTPARERTRREIEQQAVALFASKGYSATSLQDIATAAGCSKATVLYHFNGKAAVLAAALEPSKQALKEVIAEAERLPAEEAQELAIVRFSELAVGARGLIAVLSDILPTIDEMPEFAELIGEGIRLTEIMAGQSHDQLELDVAKFAINGLLGECRHPGERSDAELLELCNTALRRLLRPPGRPA comes from the coding sequence ATGGCAGAGAACACCCCCGCCCGCGAGCGCACCCGGCGGGAGATCGAGCAGCAGGCGGTCGCCCTGTTCGCGAGCAAGGGGTACAGCGCGACCTCGCTGCAGGACATCGCGACCGCGGCCGGCTGTTCGAAGGCGACCGTGCTCTACCACTTCAACGGCAAGGCCGCCGTCCTGGCCGCCGCGCTCGAGCCGTCCAAGCAGGCGCTCAAGGAAGTCATCGCCGAGGCCGAGCGGCTGCCCGCCGAGGAGGCGCAGGAGCTCGCGATCGTGCGGTTCAGCGAGCTGGCGGTCGGCGCGCGCGGGCTGATCGCCGTACTGTCCGACATCCTGCCGACGATCGACGAGATGCCCGAGTTCGCCGAGCTGATCGGCGAGGGCATCCGGCTGACCGAGATCATGGCCGGCCAGAGCCACGACCAGCTCGAGCTGGACGTCGCCAAGTTCGCCATCAACGGCCTGCTCGGCGAGTGCCGGCACCCGGGCGAACGCTCCGACGCCGAACTGCTGGAGCTCTGTAACACGGCACTCCGCCGCCTGCTCAGACCACCGGGCCGGCCCGCGTGA